The following coding sequences lie in one Atribacterota bacterium genomic window:
- a CDS encoding nicotinate phosphoribosyltransferase, which yields MNRSWISSLQEVDAIRVDSERKFFSATHEEILKGYTTDIYFVSAQEVLRHLKLEDTVVVAEIFPRQAGILCGVEEVLHLLSENAVEVWSLEEGEKFEPKEVVMRIKGPYSQFGIFETPLLGILAHSSGWATAAWECKQAAQNKTVISFGARHVHPAVAPVMERAAMVGGADGAACILGAKLAGKEPGGTMPHAVILIVGDTVVTGKAFVEVIPKKFSRVVLVDTFKDEAEEALRVAQFLKNDLDGVRLDTPDERGGVTPALVEEVRERLRQAGFEGVKIVVSGGLNPERIALMHDKVDIFGVGSYISGHPPIDMTMDIKEVAGQKVAKRGRIPGIISNPRLKRMK from the coding sequence GTGAACCGAAGCTGGATATCTTCGTTGCAGGAAGTTGACGCGATTCGAGTGGATTCAGAACGGAAATTTTTTTCTGCTACTCACGAGGAGATCCTGAAGGGATATACCACCGATATCTATTTTGTGAGCGCTCAGGAAGTTTTGCGTCATCTCAAATTAGAGGATACGGTGGTGGTGGCAGAAATATTTCCTCGGCAAGCTGGTATTCTCTGTGGAGTGGAGGAGGTACTGCATCTACTTTCCGAAAACGCAGTGGAGGTGTGGAGCTTAGAAGAAGGGGAAAAATTTGAGCCAAAGGAGGTGGTCATGAGGATTAAAGGTCCGTATTCCCAGTTTGGGATTTTTGAAACCCCCCTGCTGGGGATTCTTGCTCACAGTTCAGGATGGGCAACTGCAGCGTGGGAGTGTAAACAAGCTGCTCAAAACAAAACGGTGATTTCTTTTGGGGCGCGACACGTTCATCCTGCGGTGGCTCCGGTGATGGAAAGAGCCGCCATGGTTGGAGGTGCCGATGGTGCAGCCTGCATCCTTGGGGCCAAACTCGCCGGCAAAGAGCCCGGAGGGACCATGCCCCATGCGGTGATTCTGATTGTCGGAGACACCGTAGTGACGGGTAAAGCCTTTGTGGAGGTAATTCCCAAGAAATTTTCCCGTGTCGTACTGGTCGATACCTTCAAGGACGAAGCCGAGGAAGCTCTTCGGGTAGCACAGTTTTTGAAAAACGACCTCGACGGCGTGCGGTTGGATACACCTGACGAACGTGGAGGCGTGACGCCTGCTCTGGTTGAGGAAGTGAGGGAACGATTGAGACAAGCCGGTTTTGAAGGAGTAAAAATTGTGGTTTCAGGAGGGCTCAATCCCGAAAGAATAGCCCTCATGCATGATAAGGTGGATATTTTTGGGGTGGGAAGCTATATTAGCGGTCATCCTCCTATTGACATGACCATGGATATCAAAGAAGTAGCAGGCCAGAAGGTAGCCAAAAGAGGGAGGATTCCGGGAATAATTTCCAACCCCAGGCTTAAAAGAATGAAATAG
- the secG gene encoding preprotein translocase subunit SecG has protein sequence MEAWMIVQITISVALIFAVILQPRKSGVGGGIFGGMTLANRSSKFKNLPLLSKLTVILGTALMVCSLLFAFLVARM, from the coding sequence ATGGAAGCATGGATGATTGTGCAAATAACGATTTCTGTTGCCTTGATTTTTGCAGTAATCCTTCAACCCCGTAAGTCTGGGGTTGGGGGAGGGATATTTGGAGGGATGACTTTAGCGAATCGAAGTAGTAAATTTAAGAATTTACCGCTTTTGAGTAAATTAACGGTCATCCTGGGAACAGCGTTAATGGTCTGTTCTCTGCTTTTTGCTTTTCTGGTTGCTCGGATGTAA